CTACCATAGACTGGAAATATGAAAGGCCATCTTCAACTAAACCCATATGCGTACATGCACACAGAACACCTATGAAGGTAATTCCATCTGGAATGACTCCACTATTCTTCATTTGACAAAAGAGATCTAAAGCATCAGCTCCACGCCCATGCATTGCTAAGCCCCCAATTATTGTGTTCCAACTTATCAAATCCTTCTTGCTCATGCTTTTGAACACATCAACCGCATCCTTTATCATCCCACATTTTGCATACAAATCAATTAACGCATTCCCAACATAAACATTTCCTTTATATCCATTGTTCTCTGCATAAACATGAACCCACTTACCCAAATCCAAAGCTCCTAATCTAGCACATGCAGTTAACACAGTTACAAGTGTAACATCATTAGGAAGAACATTACCATCAATTAGCATCATCTTGAAAGCATCCAAAACCTCCAAGAAAAACCCATACCTTGCATACCCTCCTATCAATCCATTCCACGAGAAAGCATTCTTCTCAGGAATCTCTTCAAACAACCTCTCACAAGCCTCAACATCCCCATTAATTGCATAGCCCTGCAAAATTGTATTCCACGACATTACATCCTTTTTAGGCATCTGATCAAAAAGCTTCCTTGCTTCCACCATATCCCCCACCCCAATATAACCCGAAACCATAGTATTCCACAACACAATATCACGCTGCGGCGCCAAATCAAAAAGACACCTTGCCTTAACTAAATCATGACAAAAGATAAACCCATTAATCATTGAAGTCCAAGCAACAATATTCCTGTCAACCATTTCATTAAATACTGTATAAGCTGCTCCTATCAGTCTACAACCTGAATACATCTCCATTAACGAAGTTTCCACGAAAGGGTTTCCTTTAAAACCACTCTTTATCACAATACAGTGCACCTCCGCGCCTTCTCTTAAAGCATTACACTTCAAACAAGATTTAAGAACAATAGGAAAAGTATAGCAATTGTGTGCAGAAAAATACATGTTTTTCATTTGACTAAACGAGAGTATAACTTTCTTGTAAAACCCATTTTCTGCATACCCTTTAATCATTGAATTCCATAGAGCTGTGTTTGGGTCAGGATTTCTATCAAACAATTTCTGTGCAATGCCCATTTGCTTCAGTTGCACACATGCCGTCGTAAATCTTGGAGTAATGTGTTGGTTTTGGTCAAAGCCACGAGTGAATATTTGCGTTTGGATTTGAAGGAGATGTTTTAAGCTCTTACATGATTGTATGAGAGAAATAAACGTCTCTTCAAGAATCCAATGAGGAGGCTCTTGGGCAATTTTAGCCATTATGAAAGAAAGGTGTGGCTAATTTCAGCAGATTAAGGAGATGAAGGCGAGCAGCGCCGGAGCTTCTAGGAGACAGAAGCCGATGGCATCGACGGGATATCCTCCAAGAACGATCTCCTGTTCCCACACACTGCCGCACACTCCCTCTCTCTCTCATTTAGGTGGAAAACTTTGGGTTTGGAAGTGACTATACTGTTTGGTTGTGGATTCTTTTTCAAAGGATTTGCCTTTGAGCTTAGGGTTTTCTGATTTCTGGGATCTTTTTCCATCTTATATAGCTACAGTTATGttctttgttattttattcttttattatgattattgaaaAATGGGAGCCGGCGGCTGCTTGGGAGGATTATGGAACTGCGGGTGTGGTGCGGGTCAAATCTTCTAGGACGAACATATATTATCAATGACTCTCATTTAGTGATGGTGACACTAATGAAATTATTCATAGCCGAAttcaaggaaagaaaaaaaatgagagtaCCGCAAAATTTGAATTCCTTAATTCCCGGATAGGGGACGTGAATGTGGCAGTACAGTTGGCATTATTGCATTTTATTGATTTGATTTACTGATTAATTATTTGCATTTCATGTTTatctatgaaaataatttttaacaataaaacttgataaaaattttaacaaaaatattaatttacattttaatttaacgcatgaaaattaatttatttgttttttaagtaGGGGACAAAAATGATTGtcagaaaaaattattttatggatcttTTCTTACACATTATTTATGGTCCCgtccaattaaaaaaaataaataattttttttcacatcATATGTACATTTGGACTAAACTtccaaattaaagacgatgtatcttcttttaattgGTCGGGACTAAGAATGATGTGGTAGAAAggatctataaaataatttctcgacTGTAAGGCTGATTATATGGTATTTTTTAGCAGGCTTAAAGGTTTAAAAACctctcaaacttaaaaaaaaacaattaaacccTTATTTTTTTGCACgtaattaaactttcaaaatggatgaaaaagactttctaacttaaaaaaataataaaattaagtcat
The sequence above is drawn from the Gossypium hirsutum isolate 1008001.06 chromosome A05, Gossypium_hirsutum_v2.1, whole genome shotgun sequence genome and encodes:
- the LOC121229338 gene encoding pentatricopeptide repeat-containing protein At3g29230, which translates into the protein MAKIAQEPPHWILEETFISLIQSCKSLKHLLQIQTQIFTRGFDQNQHITPRFTTACVQLKQMGIAQKLFDRNPDPNTALWNSMIKGYAENGFYKKVILSFSQMKNMYFSAHNCYTFPIVLKSCLKCNALREGAEVHCIVIKSGFKGNPFVETSLMEMYSGCRLIGAAYTVFNEMVDRNIVAWTSMINGFIFCHDLVKARCLFDLAPQRDIVLWNTMVSGYIGVGDMVEARKLFDQMPKKDVMSWNTILQGYAINGDVEACERLFEEIPEKNAFSWNGLIGGYARYGFFLEVLDAFKMMLIDGNVLPNDVTLVTVLTACARLGALDLGKWVHVYAENNGYKGNVYVGNALIDLYAKCGMIKDAVDVFKSMSKKDLISWNTIIGGLAMHGRGADALDLFCQMKNSGVIPDGITFIGVLCACTHMGLVEDGLSYFQSMVEDYSIEPQIEQYGCMVDLLARTGLLLQALDFVKKMPMEADAVIWAALLGASRVYRNVEVAELALEQLDKLEPKNPANFVTLANIYGDLGRWKDVARLKVAMRDTGYKKVPGCSSIEVNDCVVEFYSLDERHPETKEIYGALRGLTKLCRSCGYIPHVQELGYGD